One Candidatus Acidiferrales bacterium DNA segment encodes these proteins:
- the pruA gene encoding L-glutamate gamma-semialdehyde dehydrogenase, which yields MASAIVTEKLRTEFRNEPFTDFSKPEKKREMEAALAKVAKELGREYDIVIGEERIRTPEKSKSFNPSHRNQVVGIFQKGTKELVDKAVQAANESFRSWSRVPADERAEYLFRAAEELRKRRLEMDAWIVYEVGKTWMEAEADVAETIDFCEFYGREMLRLAPPLPLTPIAGERNELRYIPLGAGAIIPPWNFPAAIMAGMTLASIVTGNTVVLKPSSDSPTVAARFLEVMESVGLPPGVINFLTGSGGAVGDPLVAHPKIRFVAFTGSKEVGLHINELAAKAQPGQIWIKRVVAEMGGKDAIIVDKDADLDQAVEGVVASAYGYQGQKCSACSRAIVVADVYDTFLDKLKKRVGQLKVGPAEDPSNYMGPVINETAMKSILDYIEWGKKEGRMVAGGGVVPGEGYFVQPTVIADLSPKSRVAREEIFGPVLGVLKAKDFEEALAIANDSEYGLTGAVYTRSPQEMEKARELFHVGNLYFNRKCTGALVGAHPFGGFNMSGTDSKTGGKDYLLLFLQAKTIAEKITM from the coding sequence ATGGCAAGCGCGATTGTGACCGAGAAGCTCAGGACTGAATTCCGCAACGAACCCTTCACTGACTTCTCCAAGCCGGAGAAGAAGCGGGAAATGGAAGCGGCCTTGGCGAAGGTGGCCAAGGAGCTCGGCAGGGAGTATGACATCGTCATTGGCGAGGAGCGGATCCGCACGCCCGAGAAGAGCAAGTCCTTCAACCCCTCTCACAGGAACCAGGTTGTCGGAATCTTCCAGAAGGGTACGAAGGAACTGGTGGACAAAGCCGTGCAGGCGGCCAACGAGAGCTTCCGGAGTTGGAGCCGGGTTCCTGCCGACGAGCGCGCCGAATATCTGTTCCGCGCCGCCGAAGAATTGCGAAAGCGGCGTCTGGAAATGGATGCCTGGATCGTGTACGAGGTCGGGAAAACCTGGATGGAGGCGGAAGCCGACGTGGCGGAGACGATTGACTTCTGCGAATTCTACGGCCGGGAGATGCTGCGCCTGGCGCCGCCGCTGCCGCTGACGCCGATAGCGGGCGAGCGAAATGAGTTGCGCTACATCCCGCTGGGCGCGGGAGCGATCATTCCGCCATGGAATTTTCCGGCAGCGATCATGGCCGGCATGACGCTTGCGTCCATTGTCACCGGCAATACGGTGGTGCTGAAGCCATCGAGCGATTCTCCGACGGTGGCCGCCCGGTTCTTGGAAGTCATGGAGAGCGTCGGCTTGCCGCCCGGGGTGATCAATTTTTTGACCGGAAGCGGGGGCGCGGTCGGCGACCCGCTGGTAGCGCATCCGAAGATTCGCTTTGTCGCGTTTACGGGATCCAAAGAAGTGGGGTTGCATATCAACGAGCTGGCGGCAAAGGCGCAGCCCGGGCAGATCTGGATCAAGCGGGTGGTGGCCGAGATGGGAGGAAAGGACGCCATCATTGTGGACAAGGATGCTGACCTCGACCAGGCGGTGGAAGGGGTGGTTGCCTCGGCCTACGGCTACCAGGGTCAGAAGTGCTCGGCCTGCTCGCGAGCGATTGTGGTGGCCGATGTTTACGACACTTTCCTCGACAAATTGAAAAAGCGAGTCGGGCAACTGAAGGTCGGGCCGGCTGAGGATCCGTCGAACTACATGGGGCCGGTGATTAACGAGACGGCGATGAAGAGTATTTTGGACTACATCGAATGGGGAAAGAAGGAGGGCCGGATGGTGGCGGGCGGCGGGGTTGTCCCGGGCGAGGGTTACTTCGTTCAGCCCACTGTCATAGCCGACCTGTCACCCAAGTCGCGCGTCGCCCGGGAAGAAATCTTCGGTCCTGTGCTCGGGGTGCTCAAGGCAAAGGATTTTGAGGAGGCGCTCGCCATCGCCAACGATAGCGAGTATGGCCTGACGGGCGCCGTGTACACGCGCTCGCCGCAAGAGATGGAAAAGGCCCGCGAGCTTTTCCACGTCGGAAATCTCTATTTCAATCGGAAGTGCACCGGCGCGCTTGTCGGCGCTCATCCCTTTGGCGGCTTCAACATGTCGGGCACCGACTCGAAGACCGGCGGCAAGGATTATCTGCTGCTTTTCTTGCAGGCGAAGACAATCGCGGAGAAGATAACGATGTAG
- a CDS encoding proline dehydrogenase family protein, with protein MLIRKFIFWLSSKKRVTGALARRGMKYGFAQRFVTGETIDDALAAVAQLNRAGIRASLNHLGENVATPSEAERARDSYLEMIQRITAARLDCDISVKLTQLGLDFDRELCGRLLQEIIAAVERAGSTLEIDMEGSAYTEPTLGLFEQVARSQVPVTLAVQAYLRRSEADVRRLSRSAGRPRLRLVKGAYLEPAAVAFRRKSEVDSNYRRLLDLILTDSFFPIVATHDERMVRYAEELLSKRGFTPEEYEFQMVYGIRRDLQRYLVERRHPLRIYVPFGTEWCPYFMRRLAERPANALFVVRSLLREGLRPRG; from the coding sequence TTGCTCATCCGCAAGTTCATCTTCTGGCTCTCCAGTAAGAAAAGGGTTACCGGCGCTCTTGCTCGCCGGGGCATGAAGTACGGCTTTGCCCAACGCTTCGTCACCGGTGAAACCATTGACGACGCGCTCGCCGCCGTCGCCCAGCTCAACCGCGCCGGTATTCGCGCCAGCCTGAATCATCTCGGCGAAAACGTCGCCACGCCATCTGAAGCCGAGCGAGCTCGCGACAGTTATCTCGAAATGATCCAACGCATCACGGCGGCGCGACTCGATTGCGATATCTCCGTCAAGCTTACCCAGCTTGGGCTGGACTTTGATCGGGAACTTTGCGGCCGCCTCTTGCAAGAAATCATTGCCGCCGTCGAGCGGGCCGGCAGCACGCTTGAGATTGACATGGAGGGATCAGCCTACACGGAGCCCACCCTCGGCCTGTTCGAGCAGGTGGCGCGTAGCCAGGTTCCGGTCACCCTGGCGGTGCAGGCCTATCTGCGGCGGAGCGAGGCGGACGTGCGCCGGTTGTCCCGCTCTGCGGGACGCCCGCGCCTCCGGCTGGTGAAGGGGGCATATCTCGAGCCGGCAGCGGTGGCCTTTCGGAGGAAATCGGAAGTGGATTCAAATTATCGGCGGCTGCTGGATTTGATTTTGACCGATTCGTTTTTCCCCATCGTCGCCACGCATGACGAGCGAATGGTGCGTTACGCCGAAGAGCTTCTGAGCAAGCGCGGGTTCACCCCTGAGGAGTACGAATTCCAGATGGTCTATGGGATCCGCCGCGACCTTCAGCGATACCTGGTCGAGCGCCGGCATCCCCTGCGGATCTATGTTCCTTTCGGCACCGAGTGGTGCCCCTACTTCATGCGGCGCCTGGCTGAGCGCCCGGCCAATGCTCTCTTCGTGGTGCGAAGTCTCCTCCGCGAAGGCCTGCGGCCACGCGGCTAA
- a CDS encoding GMC family oxidoreductase: protein MTEPLANHWDSHAEEYDVVIIGSGYGGAITAARLATANITPKRRICILERGMEWIPGTFPDEPLDVLQHFLSPLNPLGLYEFARYNEISVIKGSGLGGTSLVNANVAIIPEDAVFNRAPWPAAIKMNALREFYQKAANTLEISEHPRGADLLKIKALKKRGDQDPVRKFELLKLAVNFTRDGVDENGVERHPCIDCGDCVTGCNVRAKNTLYMNYLPIAKNHGVEIFTQVRVLYLEKLAAGGYRIHYERYAPRNPIPEAGVLRARQIVVLSAGSLGSTEIMLRSREHGLQLPNTLGIRFSGNGDFFGIAYNSDQRTDIMGFGNHLDDPVRSAVKAGPTIVGVIRYNLTKPLDQQMTFEDLSVPRAGVEAARRVLALLPGTDTDNRPILDWPDNLEEMRRVARDLQFDARGALNHTMAYLIMSDDGAKGTMSLKDDRLWIDWSKAGDQPIFKQIDKEVLAHAKALGAKFIGNPVWSFLQLHHLITAHPLGGCPMGDSHATGLVDDLGRVFDPNGAKHNGLYIADGSIIPTALGVNPFLTISALCERIADHLIQQLRQ, encoded by the coding sequence ATGACAGAACCTTTAGCCAATCACTGGGACAGCCATGCCGAGGAGTACGACGTGGTGATTATCGGGTCGGGATACGGCGGGGCCATTACCGCTGCGCGGCTCGCGACCGCGAACATCACGCCCAAGCGCCGCATTTGCATTCTGGAACGCGGAATGGAATGGATCCCCGGAACGTTTCCTGACGAGCCACTCGATGTCCTGCAGCATTTCCTGAGCCCGCTGAATCCGCTCGGCCTGTATGAGTTCGCGCGGTACAACGAAATCAGCGTGATCAAAGGCTCCGGCCTGGGCGGAACTTCCTTGGTGAATGCCAACGTGGCCATCATTCCCGAGGATGCGGTCTTTAACCGCGCCCCATGGCCGGCCGCCATCAAGATGAATGCCCTGCGCGAGTTTTATCAGAAGGCCGCGAATACGCTCGAGATCTCCGAGCACCCTCGCGGAGCAGACCTGCTGAAGATTAAGGCACTGAAAAAGCGAGGCGATCAGGATCCGGTTCGCAAATTCGAGCTCCTCAAGCTCGCCGTGAATTTCACCCGCGACGGAGTGGATGAGAATGGCGTCGAGCGCCATCCCTGCATTGACTGCGGCGACTGCGTGACCGGTTGCAATGTACGGGCCAAGAACACGCTCTACATGAACTATCTGCCCATCGCCAAGAACCACGGGGTCGAAATCTTCACTCAGGTGCGCGTGCTCTACCTCGAGAAGCTCGCTGCCGGTGGTTACCGCATCCATTACGAACGCTATGCCCCGCGCAATCCCATCCCGGAAGCAGGGGTGCTGCGCGCCCGCCAAATAGTTGTGCTCTCAGCGGGGTCGTTGGGTTCCACGGAGATCATGTTGCGCTCTCGCGAGCACGGATTGCAGTTGCCCAATACCCTTGGTATCCGATTCTCCGGAAATGGCGACTTCTTCGGCATCGCCTATAACAGTGACCAGCGGACTGACATCATGGGCTTCGGCAACCATCTCGATGACCCTGTGCGCTCGGCGGTGAAGGCTGGGCCGACGATCGTGGGCGTTATCCGGTATAACCTGACCAAGCCGCTCGATCAGCAAATGACATTCGAAGATCTCTCCGTGCCACGAGCGGGGGTCGAAGCGGCCCGGCGCGTGTTGGCCTTGTTGCCCGGAACCGATACCGACAATCGTCCCATTCTCGATTGGCCGGACAATCTGGAGGAAATGCGCCGGGTGGCCCGGGATCTCCAATTTGACGCGCGCGGGGCCCTGAATCACACCATGGCCTACCTGATCATGTCCGATGACGGTGCCAAAGGAACTATGTCGCTCAAGGACGACCGGCTGTGGATTGACTGGTCCAAGGCTGGCGATCAGCCCATCTTCAAGCAGATCGACAAAGAGGTGCTCGCGCACGCCAAGGCTCTGGGCGCAAAGTTCATCGGAAATCCGGTCTGGAGTTTTCTCCAGTTGCATCACCTGATTACCGCTCACCCCCTGGGCGGGTGTCCCATGGGCGATTCCCACGCCACGGGTTTGGTGGATGACCTCGGCCGGGTGTTTGACCCCAACGGCGCAAAGCACAACGGCCTATACATTGCCGATGGATCCATCATTCCAACTGCTCTCGGGGTCAACCCGTTCCTCACGATCTCAGCGCTTTGCGAGCGTATAGCCGATCATCTTATTCAGCAATTGCGCCAGTAG
- a CDS encoding aspartate aminotransferase family protein — translation MDQAEVLRKHSEYLWPCVANYYKQPLVADHAAGHHVWDIEGKKYLDFFGGILTISVGHCHPKVTSKVSQQMAKLGHTSTLYPNEAIVSLAEKLAQITPGKLQKSFFTNSGTEANEAAILLARMATGSYEVVALRHAYSGSSQLAKSLTAQAPWRRGGVITFGIVHALSPYCYRCPLGMTYPDCGVACAQDVEEVIQTTTSGKIAAFLAEPIQGVGGFITPPKEYFKIVFNIVKKYGGLFISDEVQTGFGRTGKKWFGIEHWEVEPDIITCAKGIANGAPVGATVARPEIADAFQGLTISTFGGNPVTAVQARATIEVIEEERLMDNAHEVGSYFRAKLEELQQKHALIGDVRGMGLMQGLELVKDRKTKEPAPEALAQLMEETRSRGLLIGKGGLYGNVVRLSPPLNISKAEVDEAIRLLDQSFAEVHARI, via the coding sequence TTGGATCAAGCGGAAGTCCTTCGCAAACACAGCGAATATCTCTGGCCTTGTGTCGCGAACTACTACAAGCAGCCGCTCGTAGCCGACCACGCTGCCGGCCATCATGTCTGGGACATTGAAGGGAAAAAGTATCTCGACTTTTTCGGCGGTATCCTGACGATCTCGGTCGGCCATTGCCACCCGAAAGTCACGAGCAAGGTCAGCCAGCAAATGGCCAAGCTCGGACACACCTCGACCCTTTATCCCAATGAAGCCATTGTCAGCCTGGCGGAAAAGTTGGCCCAGATCACGCCCGGGAAGCTGCAGAAAAGCTTTTTTACGAATAGCGGCACGGAGGCGAACGAGGCCGCCATTCTGCTCGCGCGCATGGCCACCGGCAGCTATGAGGTGGTGGCGCTGCGCCACGCTTACAGCGGCAGCTCGCAGCTCGCCAAATCGCTCACCGCCCAGGCACCCTGGCGCCGCGGGGGCGTGATCACCTTCGGAATCGTTCATGCCCTCAGCCCCTATTGCTATCGCTGCCCGCTCGGCATGACCTACCCGGATTGCGGCGTCGCCTGTGCCCAAGACGTCGAGGAGGTCATCCAGACCACCACTTCGGGCAAGATCGCCGCCTTTCTCGCCGAACCGATCCAGGGCGTCGGAGGCTTCATTACGCCGCCCAAGGAGTATTTCAAGATCGTCTTCAACATCGTGAAAAAGTATGGCGGGCTTTTCATCTCCGACGAGGTGCAAACCGGCTTCGGCCGCACCGGGAAGAAATGGTTTGGGATCGAACACTGGGAAGTCGAGCCGGACATCATCACCTGCGCCAAAGGCATTGCCAATGGCGCGCCGGTCGGGGCCACCGTTGCCAGACCGGAGATTGCCGACGCCTTCCAAGGCCTGACCATCTCCACCTTCGGCGGCAACCCGGTCACCGCCGTGCAGGCCCGCGCCACGATCGAGGTCATTGAAGAAGAGCGGCTCATGGACAACGCCCACGAGGTAGGCAGCTACTTTCGAGCCAAGCTCGAAGAGCTCCAGCAGAAACATGCCCTCATCGGCGACGTGCGCGGCATGGGATTGATGCAAGGGCTGGAATTGGTCAAAGACCGCAAAACGAAAGAGCCCGCGCCGGAAGCTCTGGCACAGTTGATGGAAGAAACCAGAAGCCGCGGGCTGCTCATCGGCAAGGGTGGACTCTACGGCAACGTCGTGCGGCTCTCGCCGCCGCTCAACATCAGCAAGGCCGAGGTGGACGAAGCCATTCGCCTGCTTGACCAATCCTTTGCCGAAGTCCACGCCCGGATTTGA
- a CDS encoding CPBP family intramembrane glutamic endopeptidase produces MTLSFIFFRDGRVRAGWRLLIFLVVLIGISFAISRGVRLTGLRFARTAAEMETQTYRILLLRQFLALPALFLATYFMTRWIDGRPFRSAGLHLHRTWGRQLWFGFWLGSVLISVVFGAIYLGRGFSIEAVVMGGGALVVALLVNLVFFLMVGVTEEFLFRGYFLQVLSGGVGFAAAVAISSLLFGLGHCFGPRQNLLGG; encoded by the coding sequence ATGACCCTTTCCTTTATTTTCTTTCGCGATGGCCGGGTGCGCGCCGGATGGCGGTTGCTGATCTTTTTGGTGGTTTTGATTGGCATTTCTTTTGCCATCAGCCGAGGGGTTCGGCTCACCGGACTCCGCTTTGCTCGCACGGCCGCGGAGATGGAAACCCAAACGTATCGCATCCTTTTGTTGAGGCAATTCCTCGCTCTGCCGGCGTTGTTCCTTGCCACGTATTTTATGACGCGCTGGATTGACGGCAGGCCTTTCCGTTCTGCCGGACTGCATTTGCATCGCACCTGGGGAAGGCAGCTCTGGTTCGGATTCTGGTTGGGCAGTGTCCTGATCTCGGTGGTGTTTGGAGCGATCTATCTTGGACGGGGATTTTCCATCGAGGCGGTCGTTATGGGTGGCGGGGCGCTGGTGGTGGCGCTGCTGGTGAACCTTGTCTTCTTCTTGATGGTGGGCGTAACGGAAGAGTTTTTGTTTCGAGGGTATTTTCTTCAGGTGCTTTCGGGCGGAGTGGGTTTCGCGGCGGCGGTGGCGATCAGCTCTTTGCTGTTTGGCCTCGGACATTGTTTTGGACCGCGGCAGAATCTCCTGGGGGGGTGA
- a CDS encoding YihY/virulence factor BrkB family protein: MLGPEMPARPGRARRITGQFGRALFRVFHGGSVSQAQAAAFLMLLGFFPLLLLLASLLSLSPTLSAIAFEIVETLQSVLPPGSRRLVFEYFDRLAAEPVPPLLFGLIGTMLVGSQIVYTLTRAMQGLCPGARVLGFWKGQLRALGLMFVVIGPWVMTTLLTVFAKPFRERLTQELGLVRLVRLIWVAGYAGLALLTAILVLVLLYRWGVAAPQRWRDVLPGAALATVLWWLVNSGFGYYVRRVPAVNVVYGGFAAVVGLLFWMYLMAMVVLIGVAFNAERQPHLKREPGTPD; this comes from the coding sequence ATGCTTGGCCCAGAAATGCCCGCCCGTCCCGGCCGGGCGCGGCGGATCACCGGCCAGTTTGGCCGGGCGCTCTTTCGTGTGTTCCACGGCGGTTCTGTTTCTCAAGCCCAGGCGGCTGCTTTTTTGATGTTGCTCGGTTTTTTCCCGCTTCTTCTGCTGCTCGCCAGCCTGCTCTCTTTATCGCCGACCCTGTCGGCAATCGCGTTTGAAATTGTGGAGACCCTCCAGTCGGTTCTTCCCCCGGGGAGCCGCCGCCTGGTCTTCGAATATTTCGATCGCCTGGCGGCTGAGCCGGTGCCTCCGTTGCTGTTTGGGTTAATCGGAACGATGCTGGTCGGCTCGCAGATTGTCTATACGCTGACGCGGGCGATGCAGGGGCTCTGTCCCGGTGCGCGCGTGCTGGGTTTCTGGAAGGGGCAGCTTCGAGCGCTGGGCCTGATGTTTGTCGTTATCGGCCCATGGGTCATGACCACTCTCCTCACGGTTTTCGCAAAACCATTCCGCGAGCGTTTGACGCAAGAGCTTGGATTGGTGCGACTGGTGCGATTGATCTGGGTGGCCGGTTATGCCGGCCTGGCCTTGCTCACCGCCATTCTGGTTCTGGTCTTGCTGTACCGCTGGGGCGTGGCTGCCCCCCAGCGCTGGCGGGACGTGCTGCCGGGAGCGGCGCTGGCAACAGTGCTCTGGTGGCTGGTCAATTCTGGCTTTGGGTACTACGTGCGTCGCGTGCCGGCCGTCAACGTAGTTTACGGGGGCTTCGCCGCGGTGGTCGGCCTGCTGTTCTGGATGTACTTGATGGCGATGGTGGTGCTGATCGGCGTTGCCTTCAATGCCGAACGCCAACCGCATCTTAAGCGCGAGCCGGGTACGCCCGATTGA
- a CDS encoding universal stress protein translates to MKLKRVLVGLKEPSHADHLIWLACRMAEGTQATITAVHITEIPEATPLDSDAPSIVGEEQDVRQAAQKAIRRHSRRRKIELKFYRARTAGKTLIEEIEDIGADLAVVGYHHKRSLREILLGSTAQYVSRHAACSVLVSIPPRG, encoded by the coding sequence ATGAAGCTGAAGCGGGTCCTTGTCGGGTTGAAGGAACCCTCGCATGCGGACCACCTGATCTGGCTGGCCTGCCGGATGGCGGAAGGCACCCAGGCCACGATTACCGCCGTTCACATCACAGAAATTCCTGAGGCTACTCCCCTTGATAGTGACGCGCCTTCCATTGTCGGTGAAGAGCAGGATGTCCGCCAGGCCGCTCAAAAAGCCATCCGGCGGCACAGCCGCCGGCGCAAAATCGAGCTCAAGTTCTATCGCGCCCGCACGGCCGGCAAGACGTTGATCGAGGAGATTGAAGATATCGGGGCGGACCTGGCCGTGGTCGGCTACCATCACAAACGCAGCCTGCGCGAAATCTTGCTGGGCTCCACGGCGCAATATGTTTCCCGGCATGCTGCCTGTTCGGTCTTGGTTTCGATACCACCCAGAGGCTAG
- a CDS encoding Ada metal-binding domain-containing protein: MAAKRVIAAFVVMAFLAAITIAALAAEKAYLGNKNSKKYHVAACTWAQKIAPRNRIEFSTAEEAKKAGFIPCKICRPDRSHPIS, from the coding sequence ATGGCAGCGAAAAGAGTGATAGCGGCATTCGTCGTCATGGCTTTTCTGGCTGCGATCACAATCGCTGCCTTGGCGGCCGAAAAGGCCTATCTGGGAAACAAGAACAGCAAGAAATATCACGTCGCGGCGTGTACCTGGGCGCAGAAAATCGCCCCGCGCAATCGCATCGAATTTTCTACCGCAGAGGAAGCCAAGAAGGCCGGGTTCATCCCTTGCAAGATCTGCCGGCCTGACCGCAGCCATCCGATATCGTAG
- a CDS encoding NAD(P)-dependent oxidoreductase — protein sequence MQATIGFVGLGTIGLPMAERLLGQGFPMVVYNRTAAKADAMAARGARRAADPAEAAAVADIVITMVSDSAALREVALGERGILSGLATGNIHVDMSTVDPETTAALAGTYREQDKFFLHAPVLGSKRAAAEGSLLIFAGGPRQAYERCSHVFSALGKNSWHWEEVARATRMKLACNLLLGGLMAVYAEALVFAAKAGIAPSDLMEVISLSALAAPNFQNKGRSISQRNFVPNFYASHMLKDMDLILSAAEKLHVSLPATAAVRELFRAAVSSGFGREDYSAVVKVLEEAAVCTVQKAAASGAG from the coding sequence ATGCAAGCAACGATCGGGTTTGTCGGCTTGGGGACGATTGGCTTGCCCATGGCCGAGCGCCTATTGGGCCAGGGCTTTCCCATGGTGGTTTACAACCGCACTGCCGCCAAAGCAGATGCCATGGCGGCGCGCGGAGCGCGCCGGGCGGCTGACCCCGCCGAGGCCGCGGCCGTAGCAGACATCGTCATTACGATGGTGAGCGATTCGGCGGCGCTCCGGGAAGTTGCCCTCGGAGAAAGAGGAATTCTTTCCGGCCTGGCGACGGGGAACATCCACGTGGACATGAGCACGGTGGACCCGGAAACGACTGCCGCGCTCGCGGGAACATACCGCGAACAAGATAAATTCTTCCTCCATGCGCCTGTCCTCGGCAGCAAGCGGGCGGCCGCCGAGGGGAGCCTTCTGATTTTTGCTGGTGGGCCGCGCCAGGCCTATGAAAGATGCAGCCATGTTTTTTCCGCGCTGGGCAAGAACAGCTGGCATTGGGAGGAGGTGGCGCGGGCAACAAGGATGAAGCTGGCGTGCAACCTTCTCCTGGGCGGTCTTATGGCCGTTTACGCCGAAGCGCTGGTCTTTGCCGCCAAGGCGGGAATCGCTCCCTCCGATCTGATGGAAGTCATTTCTCTCTCCGCCCTGGCCGCGCCTAATTTTCAAAACAAGGGCCGCTCCATCAGCCAGCGGAACTTTGTCCCGAACTTCTACGCAAGTCACATGCTGAAGGACATGGACTTGATCCTTTCGGCGGCGGAGAAGCTGCATGTCTCCCTGCCGGCGACGGCGGCCGTGCGCGAACTTTTTCGCGCTGCGGTCTCGAGCGGCTTCGGGAGGGAAGACTATTCCGCCGTGGTCAAAGTCCTAGAAGAAGCCGCCGTATGCACGGTTCAAAAGGCGGCTGCGAGCGGCGCCGGTTAA